The genomic window CTGTCCGTCTCCGGTGAGAGGGCAGAAAGGTTCTGGATGTTGTGCGGAGATAACGGACCGCCGGTGCGCGGGGCTTTACCCCCCTCTGCCCTGCCGGGCATCTCCCCCTCATGGGGGGAGATCGGCAAGCGGCCCTGTTGTCACTTCATTCACAGACGTCAAGATGGGCGAGACCTAACGACGAGTCGATCTCCCCCCTTGAGGGGGAGATGCCCGGCAGGGCAGAGGGGGGGTAAAGCCCCGCGCGCCCTCGATCCGCTGATCTAAACGCCGCCCGCCCCACGCTTCAAATGCTCATCAAGCCGCGGCATGATCTCCACGAAATTGCAGGGCAGGTGGCGGTAATCAAGCTGGGCTTTGAGAATACCGTCCCACGCATCCTTGCACGCACCGGGAGAGCCCGGCAGCACGAAGATGAAGGTGGCGTTCGCCACGCCGCCGGTCGCGCGTGACTGGATGGTGGCGGTGCCGATCTTGTCATAGGAAATGCGATGGAAAAGCGCGGAAAATCCGTCCATGCGCTTTTCGAACAGCGGCTCCAGCGCCTCTGGCGTCACGTCGCGGCCGGTAAAGCCGGTGCCGCCCGTCGTGATGACCACATCCACGCCTTCAGACAGCGTCCATTCCCGCACGGTGTCTGCGATCGCCGCCTTGTCGTCCGGCACGATGGCGCGGGCGGCGAGCCTGTGGCCCGCTTCTTCCAGCCTTGCGACGAGCGTGTCGCCGGACTTGTCGTTCTCCAGCGTGCGGCTGTCCGAAACGGTCAGAACCGCAATGCCAAGGGGAATGAAGGGTCTATCGCCTGCCATGGCCTTATCCTCGAAATATCCGGCCCTCAAATGGTCCGCGTTGCGTGAAAATACCAGCCGGGACGTTTTTTCCGAAGCGATGTTTCCGCGTTTTTGGCGGCATCGAAGGAATGAAAAATCCCGAAACAGGTTGCCCCGGAACCGGACATGCGGACAAAGGCGGCCCCTTCCTCAGACAGCAGCCCGGTTATCTCCGCGATTTCAGGCAGCAGCGCCTGAGCCGGCGGCTGCAGATCGTTGCGGCTTTGGGCGAGAAAATCCATCCAGCCAATCGTCGCCCAGCCAATTGTCGAAGGAGCTGGCAGCGGGGGATTGGCTTTGTTCTGCAATCGCCTGAAAATCTCCGGTGTCGAGACGGCTTTTAGCGGATTGCCCAGAACCATGAAGAGTTCTGGCAGGTCGGTGAGCGTTTCGATCTGCTCGCCGATGCCGCGCGCAATCAGCGGCCGGCTTGCAAGGCACATCGGCACGTCGGCACCGAGTTTCAGTGCGAGCGAGGCGAGCTCTGCCGGTGCAATCTTGGCATTCCAGTGCCGCAAAAGCCCCCGCAGCGTTGCTGCGGCATCCGCCGAACCGCCACCGATGCCCGACGCAACCGGCAGGTTCTTTTCAAGGTGAATGCCGACCGGGCGGGCAGGTTGACCTGTTGACGAGAGAGCGTTGCGCAACATGTCGCGGGCACGGGTGACGAGATTGTCGCCACCATCGCCGGCGCTTAGAAGATCGCCGAAGGGCCCCGAAATGGAGAAACTGTCGGTGGTAGCGTCGCGAATGCGAATCACGTCGCCGGCTTCGGTGAATGTCACCAGTGTTTCAAGCAGATGGTAGCCATCCGCCCGCTGTCCTGTGACATGCAGCGCCAGATTGATCTTGGCCGGGGCCGCCTCGATTGTTTCGGTGGCCCCGGAAACCTCATGCAGGCGCATGCGGCGTCAGGATTTCTTGTCTGGCGTAGGCGTCGCCGGCGCCGGAGGAGCGGGTGGTTGCGGCGCCACGTCCTTCTTGGCGGTGTTTTCAGCGTCCTTTTCGACAGGCGGCAGGCCGTTGGCGATTTTTTCCTTCACCTTGGCCTTGTCCACATCGTCATTGTCGCCGATCAGGGCGCGGTTCCACTGATAAACGGCCTCGATTTTGCGGCCCACGCGCCAATAGGCATCGCCCAGATGGTCGTTGATGGTGGGATCACCGGCCTTGAGTTCGATTGCGCGCTCCAGTTCCGTCACGGCCTGATCGAAGTCACCGAGCCGGAAATGTGCCCAGCCGAGCGAGTCAACGATGTAGCCGTCATTCGGACGAAGCTCGACCGCCCGGCCGATCATCTTCATGGCGTCATCGAGATTGATGCCCTTATCCACCCAGGAATAACCGAGATAGTTCAGAACCTGCGGCTGATCAGGGTTAAGCTCCAGCGCCCGCTTGAAATTCGGTTCGGCCTTGTCCCATTGCTTCAGCCGCTCATAGGCGATGCCGCGCTGGAAGAACACCGACCAGTCGGACTTCTGCGGCACGGCGCCGATCACCTCGATAGCCTTGTCGTAGTTCTCCGCCATGGCGCGATAGTCCTTGGCGTCCGAAAGCACGCTGCCATAAGCGAGATAGGAACGGATGTCCTTCGGGTCGGATTCCAGCAGCGACAGGAGATGCTTGCGCGACTCCTCCACCTTGCCAGTCTGCGCGAGCGTCAGTCCGAGCTGCAACTCGGAGATGCGATGCATCGGCGAATCCGTCGGCACTTCGCGATAGAAGGTGATGGCACGCTCAGGCTGCTTCATCGCTTCGGCAAGGCCGCCGAGAAGAATGAGCGTATCCGGGCTCTTCGGGTCAAGGGCGCGCGAGGTCTGCAGATAAAGGGTCACGATCTCTTCGGCGCCTTCGCGGTTCAATGCGCCGGCAATCGAGAACATGACGCTGGCCGCACCCTCCACCGCATTGGTGATCTGCTGCTCCGGCTTTTCGCCCTTTTCAATCGCCTCGCGAAGCGCTTTCAGCGGCGCGTAATTCGGCGCGAAAGTGTCGCCGACGGCGATCGCATCCAGTGCCTTCTGCTTGTTGCCGGCGGAAGCTTCCAGCCGCGCAAGCGCCATGACCGCGCGCATATAGGTATCGGAGGCGGTGGCGCCGCCTTCGCGGTCCGTCACGGCTTCGTTCAGGCTCTTGCGGGCGGCTTCGGTATTGCCGGAAACCAGGGCGATGGCCGCGGCATTGTATTTCTGGAAGATCGAAATCCAGCCCGGGCCCTTCATATTGTTGACGAGCGCCAGCGCTTCCTTCGGCTTGCCGGAGCCGGCACGCGCCCAGGCGGTCAAAAGCGTGTTGACCATGCGGTCGAGATCGTTCGGACCGGTATATTTCAGGATCTTCTCGGCCTTGGTGAATTCCTTGTCCTTGATGGCGTCGAGACCGCGCACGATGGTCGTGACGCGCTCCACCGAGGTATCGTCCTTCATGGAATCGGCGATCTTGGCACCGGCCTCGAAGTTGCCGCTCAGAAGTTCGGCGATCATCAGCCGCTGGCGGATTTCGGAATTTGCTGGATCGTATTCCAGCGCCTTCTTGTAGAGCGAAATCGCAGTCGGATAGTCCTGATCGACATCAGCGTTGCGTCCGGCGAGGAAAGCGCCGGAGAAGGTATTCACCTTGCCGGGATCGAAGGTAACGGCTTTGTCTTCCGGTTTCGCCTTTGTCTCCGCAAAGCCGGGGCTTGCACCCGCGCCGATTGCGAGAGCGGCGGCAAGAGCCGCGCTGCAGAGAAGACGAAGTGCTGGTTTACGCCGCATGAGGGAACCTTTGCCTTTGTGCGAATGCACGGAAAAATCAGTTTCCATTGTTTGGTCACGATAGAATGGCTTTTTTGAAGCAACCCCGCAAGAAATTATGGCCCGTGCCACAATCACGCCTTGCGGGGAAACCGGCCCGGAACGTCGGGCGGATGGACCTGTCCACCCGCCTTTTGCTTAAGGCTTGAGCGTCAGTTGAGGCGCTCGATGCAGAAGTCGATGACCTCGAGAAGCGCATTTTTCCATGGGCTCTGCGGCAACGGCGCAAGCGCGTCACGGGCAATCGTGCCGTAATGGGTGGCGCGACCGATCGTGTCGCCCAAGCCGTTATATTTGGTGATCAGGCCCAGCGCCTTCTCCAGGTTCTCGTCGCTGCTTTCGCCCTTTTCGATGGCGTTGCGCCAGAAGGCGCGCTCATCCTGCGTGCCGCGTCGATAGGACAGGATGACCGGCAGCGTGATCTTGCCTTCGCGGAAATCGTCACCGGTGTTCTTGCCGAGATCGGCGGACTTGCCGCCGTAGTCCAGCACGTCGTCGACCAGCTGGAAGGCGAGGCCGAGATTCATGCCGTAGGATTTCAGCGCGCTGCGAGTGGCCTTGTCCGTCTTGGCGACGATGGGGCCGACTTCCGCGGCGGCGGCAAAGAGCGCGGCCGTCTTGGCGCGAATCACCTGAAGATAGTCGTCCTCGGTCGTTTCCATGTTCTTGGCGACCGAGAGCTGCAGCACCTCGCCCTCGGCGATGACGGAAGCGGCGGTGGAGAGGACATCGAGCGCATCCAGCGAACCGACATCCACCATCATGCGGAAGGCCTGGCCGAGCAGGAAGTCGCCGACGAGAACGCTCGCCTGGTTGCCCCAGATGGTGCGGGCTGTGGATTTGCCACGGCGCAGATCGCTTTCATCCACCACATCGTCATGCAGAAGCGTCGCGGTGTGCATGAACTCCACGCTGGTGGCGAGCTTGATGTGGTTATCGCCCTCGTAACCGAACATCGAGGCCGAGGCGAGCGTCAGCATCGGCCGCAGGCGCTTGCCGCCGGAGGAGATGAGATGATTGGCCACCTCGGGTATCATCTGGACATCGGAACCGGCCCTGGAAAGGATAAGCTGGTTCACCCGTTCCATGTCGGGACGGGTCAGGTCGACAAGCGGCTTGACGGATGCGAGTTTGTTTTTGCTTTCTTCAAGCGGTATGACGACGCCCAAGGGACAGGACTCCAGTTCGAATTTGAATTCGACAATAAAAACTGATGCCTTGTGCGGCAAGGGGCGAATTGCCGCTAGCCATTCAAAAAGATGGGAATTTAGGTCTATCCATGCGTGAACTGATCCGTACCAACGATGCCGTGCTTCTTTCCTTCGCTGAAAGCCTGATGAAGGACGCTGGCATCCATTGCCTCATAGCAGATCAGGCGATGAGCATTCTGGAGGGATCGCTCGGCCTTTTGCCGCGAAGGTTCCTGGTGGAAGAAGACCGCGCCGGTGAGGCCCGCCGCATTCTCATCGATGCCGGGCTGGGTGACGAGTTGCGCAACGAAGAGGCTTGAGCGGCGGTGGGCGACGATATTTCCGAAACGATCGACGCCTTTCACCGGGGTCGGTTTCACATCATCCAGCCCAAGGGCAGGGGGCACCGGGCGGGCATGGACGCCATGCTTCTGGCGTCATTGGTGGCGGATGACCGCGCCTGCCGGATCGCCGATCTCGGTGCTGGCGCCGGTGCCGCCGGCATGGCGGTGGCGGCGCGGCTCGAAAAGGCCGAGGTGACACTCTACGAGCGCTCCCCGGAAATGGCAGAATTTGCCCGCCGCAGCCTAAGATTGCCCGAAAACGCCGCCTTTTCCGCCCGTGTCGGCGTGCGCGAGGCCGATGTGACGTTGCGTGCCAAGACGCGCGTCGAGGCCGGATTGCCGGACGGGCATTTCCATCACGTCATCATGAACCCGCCCTATAATGACGCGGGCGACCGCCGTACGCCGGATGCCCTGAAGGCAGAGGCGCACGCCATGACGGAGAACCTGTTCGAGGACTGGATCAGGACCGCGGGCGCGATCATGGTCTCCGGCGGACAGCTTTCCCTGATTTCACGGCCGCAATCGGTTGCGGAGATCATCGCCGCCTGCGGTAGCCGTTTCGGCGGCATCGAGATTACCCTCATCCATCCCCGCCCCGGCGAGGACGCGGTGCGCATGCTCGTCACCGCGATCAAGGGATCGCGCGCGCGGCTGTCTTTCCGCGCGCCGCTCATCATGCACGAGACCGGCAGCCATGCCTTCACGCCCTTCGTGGATGACCTCAATAATGGCCGCGCCGCCTATCTGCGTAATGTAAGGGCAATCCGGACAGCGTCATAAATATCGTTGTGGCGTCATTCGCAAACCATTGCGTTTTGCCGGGCGATACATACATCCGTGACAACGAGACAATTGCTGCGAGGATTGATTGGTGGGTTTTCTGAAGTATCTGGTGCCGAAACGCTTTCGCAAAAAAGAGCTCGTCATCCCCGTCGTGCGCATGCAGGGCGCGATCATGGCCGGCGGCAACCAGTTCCGCCCCGCCCTCAATCTTGCCTCCTACGCGCCGCTGCTTGAAAAGGCCTTTGCCGTCAGGGACGCACCCGCCGTTGCCATTTCGCTCAATTCGCCGGGCGGTTCGCCGGTGCAGGCGCGGATGATCTATAACCGCATCCGCCAGCTTGCCGAGGAAAAGGAAAAGAAGGTCCTGGTCTTCGTGGAGGACGTGGCTGCCTCCGGCGGCTACATGATTGCGCTTGCCGGCGACGAGATCATCGCCGACCCCACCTCCATCGTCGGTTCGATCGGCGTCGTATCCGGCGGCTTCGGTTTTCCGGAAATGCTGCGGAAGATCGGCGTGGAGCGCCGTGTCTATACGGCCGGCGAAAACAAGGTCATCCTCGATCCCTTCCAGCCGGAAAAGGAAGGCGATATCGATTATCTGAAGTCGCTTCAGGTCGAAATTCACAATGTTTTCATTGATATGGTCAAGATGCGCCGTGGCTCGAAGCTGAAGGGCGACGATGCAATCTTCTCCGGCCTGTTCTGGACCGGCATGCGCGGCCTGGACCTCGGCCTGATCGACGGGCTGGGCGACATGCGGGAGGTTCTGCGCCGCCGTTACGGGACAAAGGTCAAGCTTCAGCTCGTCAGCGGCGGGCGCTCGCTGTTTGGCAAAAAAGTGCCTGGCGTGAATACGGCGCTGGGCCTCGATGCCGGAAAGCTTGCTGCCGGAACCGTCTCGGGCCTTGCGGAAGTTGCCGAAGAAAAGGCATTGTGGTCGCGTTTCGGTCTATGATGTCGCGGGAATAAAGCCTTATGGCGCAGCTCATTACAATTCTTCTTCTGGTGGTGGGATCCATCATCCTTTACCGCCGCTTTGTTCGCGACGCGGAAAAGCTTTCGGCGAAATCGAAACAACGGGAAAAGGAACGCGAGACCGGCGCCATCGGCACGCTGATCAAGGACCCCGAAACCGGCGAATACCGGGTGAAGCGCGAGGATGAGGCGTAAGGCTGCGGCTTTACGCATAAAACCTTGACCCCCACGCCATGCCGTGGCACCAGTCCGCATCCGAAGTAAGTCACTGCTTACTTGTCCTCCTAACGCCGCGATGACTGAAATGACCGATATTCCCGACCATATGAACCCGAAGCGTTCCTTTCAGGCTTTGATCCTGACGCTGCACAATTACTGGGCCGACAAGGGCTGCGCGGTGTTGCAGCCCTACGATATGGAAGTGGGCGCGGGCACGTTTCATCCGGCCACGACCCTGCGCGCACTTGGGCCGAAGCCGTGGAAGGCCGCTTATGTGCAGCCGTCGCGCCGCCCTTCCGACGGTCGTTACGGCGAAAACCCCAACCGTCTGCAGCATTATTACCAATATCAGGTCATTCTGAAGCCCAACCCGTCCAACCTGCAGGAACTCTATCTCGGTTCGCTGAAGGCGATTGGCCTCGATCCGCTGCTGCACGATGTGCGCTTCGTGGAAGACGATTGGGAAAGCCCGACGCTCGGCGCCTGGGGTCTGGGTTGGGAATGCTGGTGTGACGGCATGGAAGTGTCGCAATTCACTTACTTCCAGCAGGTCTGCGGCATCGAATGCTCGCCGGTCGCGGGCGAGTTGACCTATGGTCTGGAGCGTCTGGCCATGTATGTTCAGGGCGTCGACAATGTCTATGACCTCAACTTCAACGGCCGCGAGGGCGAAGAGAAGATTTCCTATGGCGATGTCTTTTTGCAGGCCGAGCAGGAATATTCCCGTCACAACTTCGAATTCGCCGATACATCCATGCTGCATCGCCATTTCATCGATGCGGAAAAGGAATGCCTGGCGCTTCTCGCCGCCGGTGCGCCCGGTGACAGCGATAATCAGCGCCTGCATAAATGCGTGTTCCCGGCCTATGACCAGTGCATCAAGGCCAGCCACGTCTTCAACCTTCTGGATGCGCGCGGCGTGATCTCGGTGACGGAGCGCCAGAGCTATATCCTGCGGGTGCGCACGCTGGCGAAAGCCTGCGGCGAAGCCTTCCTGCTGACGGATGCAGGCGGGCTGAACTGGAACAGGGCCGCCTGAACGTTTATGTAAGGCGGGGCAACAGTCTAACGTGCGGGAGCCGTTGTGGCGCTCGCGCCTCTTGAGGAGGGGTCGGGAATGTTCATCACGCTGGCAATCATCGCGGCAATCGCGCTTTATGTCGTCTTCATCTATAACGGCCTCGTCAAGGCGCGGCAGATGAAGGAAGAGGCGTGGTCGGGCATCGATGTGCAGCTGAAGCGCCGCGCCGATCTCATTCCCAACCTCATCGAGACTGTGAAGGGTTACGCGGCGCATGAAAAGAGCACCTTCGAGGAGGTGATCGCCATGCGCAACCGGGCGCAGGCCGTGCCGGCTGGCGATGTCGAAGGCCGCGCCCAGGCGGAAGGCCTGCTCTCACAGGCGCTCGGCAAACTCTTCGCGCTGGCCGAAGCCTATCCCGACCTCAAGGCCAACACGAATTTCCTTGAATTACAGCGCTCGCTCGAGACCATCGAAGGCGAACTCCAGATGTCGCGCCGTTATTACAATGGTGCCGCGCGCGATCTCAACGTCAAGGTGGAGAGCTTCCCGTCCAACCTCGTGGCGGGGCAGTTCGGTTTTGCCAAGGCGCCTTATTTCGAGATCGACAATCCGGCCGACCGCGCCGTGCCGACCGTGAAATTCTAAGCACCGGCTCCCAATCCCTGCCGATATTCCGATAGCCCGGCTTTGCGCCGCATTCTTTGACAAGACGACGATCATGATCGAACTGACCATCACCCCGCCCGGCCACCCGCTTTCCGGCAAGGTGGAGCCGCCCGGTTCCAAATCCATCACCAACCGCGCGCTTCTGCTGGCCGGCCTCGCCAAAGGCAAAAGCCACCTGACGGGTGCGCTGAAAAGCGACGATACGCTTTATATGGCCGAGGCCCTGCGCGAAATGGGCGTGAAGGTAACCGAGCCTGACGCCACCACCTTCGTGGTGGAGAGTTCGGGCGTGTTGCAGCAACCGGAAAAGCCGCTTTTCCTCGGCAATGCCGGCACCGCCACGCGGTTTCTCACCGCGGCCGCAGCCCTTGTCGATGGCGCCGTCATCATCGATGGCGACGAGCATATGCGCAAACGTCCGATCATGCCGTTGGTGGAGGCACTGCGCTCGCTTGGCGTCGAGGCCGAAGCGCCGACCGGCTGCCCGCCCGTCACCGTCTGCGGCAAGGGCACAGGGTTCCCGAAGGGCAGCGTCACCATCGATGCCAACCTCTCCAGCCAATACGTGTCGGCACTTCTGATGGCCGCCGCCTGCGGCGACAAGCCTGTCGATATCATCCTCAAGGGCGAGGAAATCGGTGCGAAGGGCTATATCGATCTCACCACATCCGCCATGGAAGCTTTCGGTGCGAAGGTGGAGCGGGTGAGCAACGCCATCTGGCGCGTGCACCCGACCGGTTACACCGCGACCGATTTCCACATCGAGCCGGATGCCTCTGCCGCCACCTATCTCTGGGGCGCGGAACTGCTGACCGGCGGCGCGATCGATATCGGCACGCCCACCGACAGGTTCACCCAACCGGATGCCAAGGCTTATGAGGTGATGGCGCAGTTTCCGCATCTGCCCGCCGAAATCGACGGTTCGCAGATGCAGGACGCCATTCCGACCATCGCGGTTCTGGCCGCCTTCAACGAGACGCCGGTGCGTTTCGTGGGCATCGCCAACCTGCGCGTCAAGGAATGCGACCGCATCCGCGCCGTCTCGCTCGGCCTCAACGAAATCCGCGATGGTCTGGCGCATGAGGAAGGCGACGACCTGATCGTGCATGCCGATCCGGCGCTGGCGGGCCAGACGGTCGAAGCCTCGATCGATACCTTTGCCGACCACCGCATCGCCATGAGCTTCGCGCTGGCGGCCCTGAAGATCGGCGGCATCGCCATCCAGAACCCGGCCTGCGTCGGCAAGACCTATCCCGGCTACTGGAAAGCGCTCGCCTCGCTTGGCGTCGAGTATACTGAAAAGGAAAATGCTGCCGAACCGCAGCACTGAAACCGGCTGGAGAACCGCCCGTGAAGACCATCGCCGCAAGACTTCTCGCGCTGTTCGTCTTCCTGGGCGTGGCCTTCCCGGCTTTCGCAGAGGAATTCATCCGCTCGTACCACTCCGTTGTGGAAGTGGCGAAGGATGGCAAGCTGACGGTGACGGAAACCATCACCGCCCGGGCCGAGGGCCAGAACATCAAGCGCGGTATCTTCCGCGATTTCCCGCTTTATGCGCTGGATGCGAACAACCGCCGTACCAAGGTGGATTTCAACGTCGTTTCGGTGGAGCGCGACGGCGCGCCGGAGAACTGGCGCACCGAAACTATCGATGGCGGCATCCGCATCTATACCGGCAGCGCCGACCGTTTTCTGCCGACCGGCGAGCATGTCTTCCAGATCACCTACACCACCGCCCGGCAGATCCGTTATTTCAGCGATTATGACGAACTCACCTGGAACGTCACCGGCAATGGCTGGCAGTTTCCCATGGGCGAGATTTCCGCCACCATCACGCTGCCGCAGGGCGTCAGGGCCACGGATACCGCCGTCTTCACCGGTCCGCTGGGCGCAAGAGGCAAGGATGCCCGCGTCCTCAGCGAAGGCAACGAGGTGTTCTTCGCCTCCACCCGCCCGTTTTCGGTGGGCGAGGGCATGACGGTCGCAGTCAAGCTGCCCAAGGGTGCCATTGCCGCACCTGACAGCTCGCAGGAGGCGGGTTGGTGGCTGCGCGATAATCTCGCCATCCTGCTTTCGGGCGGCGGGCTTTTTGCCGTGCTGCTTTATTATCTGCGGGCGTGGTTCGCGGTGGGTCGCGATCCCGCCAGGGGTGTGGTCGTGCCGCGCTGGGATGCGCCGGAAGGGCTTTCCCCCGCTCTGGTCAACTATGTCGACAACCGCGGTTTTTCCGGCGCGGGCTGGACGGCACTCTCCGCTTCCGCGCTTGATCTGGCGGTTAAAGGCTATGTTGTTCTGGAAGATCTGAAGAATTCCATCGTCATTCGCCGCACGGAAAAAGAAATCGCCGCCGATCTGCCGACAGGCCAGAAGACGCTGCTGACCGCCATCGGCGGCGCGGGCAAGACGCTGACCATCGACAAGGCCCATGGAGCGGAAGTCGAAAAGGTTGGTTCGCAATTCCGCGCGGCGATAGAAAAAGAGCATCGCGGCAAATATTACCACAGCAATGCCGGTTACACGTTTTTCGGCATCTTCTTCAGCATCGCTCTCATCATCGCGACGCTGGTGTTTGGTGATCTGGATGAAAGCGCCATCGCCGCCGTTCTGGTCTTCGGTTTTTTCGCCTTCTTCTTCAGCATCCTGTCGATCGGTATCGGCCGGCAGTTCTCGCGCGGCGCAACGCTGCGCAAGCGGATCGGCGGCATCGTCATGCTGGCCTTTGCCGGTTTCGTGGCCTTCTCGGCCATTGGCGGCATCGCCACGCAAATCCTGCTGGATGTGACACATGATACCAAGTCGCTCGCGTTGGCCGCCATCGGCGGCATCGTGCTCACCAATGCACTGTTCCTGTTCCTGATGGGTGCGCCGACGCCGCTCGGCCGCAAGCTGATGGATGGCATCGAGGGCCTGCGAACCTATCTGACGCTGGCGGAAAAGGACCGGATGAACATGGCGGGTGCACCGGCCATGTCGCCCCAGCATTTCGAGACATTGCTACCCTATGCCGTGGCGCTTGGCGTCGAAAAACCCTGGAGCCGCACCTTCGAGACCTGGCTGGCGACAGCCGCCGCCGGTGCCGCTGCTGCGAGTTATGCGCCCGGCTGGTATGCGGGCAGTAATTACGGCAGCTTTGGCGACCGTATCGGCGGTTTTTCCACCTCCATGGCCAGTACCATCGCTTCCACCATTCCCCAGCCCGTCAGTTCCTCCGGTTCCAGCTTTTCGGGCGGTGGCGGTGGCGGTTCTTCCGGCTCCGGCGGTGGCGGCGGTGGTGGCGGCGGCTGGTAAGGCCCGCCGACGGTAATTTAACCGAATGCATTGGTGACTTTTGCCGCGTTGCTTGCTAAGCCGACCGCAATCGTCCGACAACAGATAAAGTCCTGATCCCATGCCCGATCTTCTGCTTGAACTCCGCTCCGAGGAAATCCCCGCCCGCATGCAGCGCAAGGCGGCGGGCGATCTGAAGAAACTCGTCACCGATGCCTTGGTGGAGAGAGGGCTGACCTATGAGGGTGCGCGCGAATATTGGACGCCGCGCCGCCTGACGCTGGATATTCGCGGCCTCAACGCCCGCTCCGCCGATGTGCGTGAGGAAAAGAAGGGTCCGCGCACCGACGCCAACGAAAAGGCCATCGAAGGCTTTCTGCGCGGCGCTGGCCTCAACGATATTTCCGAGGCTCAGGTCGTTTCCGATCCGAAGAAGGGCGATTTCTATGTCGCCATCATCAACAAACCCGGCCGCCCGGCGGAAGAGATCATCGCTGAGGTGATGCCCGGCATCATCCGCTCATTCCCGTGGCCGAAATCCATGCGCTCCGGCCCGGCCTCTATGCCGAAGGGTTCCAGCTATGCCGGCATCGAAGGCAAGGGCTCGGAAAGCCTGCGCTGGGTGCGCCCGCTGCAATCCATCGTCTGCCTGTTCGGCCCCGAACATGACGAGACGCAGGTCATTCCCTTCGTGATCGACGGCATCGTCGCCGGCAACGTTACCTATGGCCACCGTTTCCATGCGCCGGGCCCGATCACCGTGCGCCGTTTCGAGGATTATGTCTCGAACCTCGAAAAGGCGAAGGTCATTCTCGATGCCGAGCGCCGCAAGGATATCATCCTTCACGACGCCAAGGACTTGGCCTTCGCCAACGGCCTCGACCTCGTGGAAGACGAAGGCCTGTTGGAAGAGGTCTCCGGCCTCGTCGAATGGCCGCAGGTGCTGATAGGCACCTTCGAGGAAGATTACCTGCAAATCCCGGCGGAAATCATCCGTCTCACCATCAAGACCAACCAGAAGTGCTTCGTTACCCGCAATCAGGGCGCAGAAGAGGGGCTTTCCAACCGTTTCATCCTGATCTCGA from Agrobacterium tumefaciens includes these protein-coding regions:
- a CDS encoding 4-(cytidine 5'-diphospho)-2-C-methyl-D-erythritol kinase, which translates into the protein MRLHEVSGATETIEAAPAKINLALHVTGQRADGYHLLETLVTFTEAGDVIRIRDATTDSFSISGPFGDLLSAGDGGDNLVTRARDMLRNALSSTGQPARPVGIHLEKNLPVASGIGGGSADAAATLRGLLRHWNAKIAPAELASLALKLGADVPMCLASRPLIARGIGEQIETLTDLPELFMVLGNPLKAVSTPEIFRRLQNKANPPLPAPSTIGWATIGWMDFLAQSRNDLQPPAQALLPEIAEITGLLSEEGAAFVRMSGSGATCFGIFHSFDAAKNAETSLRKKRPGWYFHATRTI
- a CDS encoding polyprenyl synthetase family protein, translated to MGVVIPLEESKNKLASVKPLVDLTRPDMERVNQLILSRAGSDVQMIPEVANHLISSGGKRLRPMLTLASASMFGYEGDNHIKLATSVEFMHTATLLHDDVVDESDLRRGKSTARTIWGNQASVLVGDFLLGQAFRMMVDVGSLDALDVLSTAASVIAEGEVLQLSVAKNMETTEDDYLQVIRAKTAALFAAAAEVGPIVAKTDKATRSALKSYGMNLGLAFQLVDDVLDYGGKSADLGKNTGDDFREGKITLPVILSYRRGTQDERAFWRNAIEKGESSDENLEKALGLITKYNGLGDTIGRATHYGTIARDALAPLPQSPWKNALLEVIDFCIERLN
- a CDS encoding S49 family peptidase, producing the protein MVGFLKYLVPKRFRKKELVIPVVRMQGAIMAGGNQFRPALNLASYAPLLEKAFAVRDAPAVAISLNSPGGSPVQARMIYNRIRQLAEEKEKKVLVFVEDVAASGGYMIALAGDEIIADPTSIVGSIGVVSGGFGFPEMLRKIGVERRVYTAGENKVILDPFQPEKEGDIDYLKSLQVEIHNVFIDMVKMRRGSKLKGDDAIFSGLFWTGMRGLDLGLIDGLGDMREVLRRRYGTKVKLQLVSGGRSLFGKKVPGVNTALGLDAGKLAAGTVSGLAEVAEEKALWSRFGL
- a CDS encoding DUF2007 domain-containing protein, coding for MRELIRTNDAVLLSFAESLMKDAGIHCLIADQAMSILEGSLGLLPRRFLVEEDRAGEARRILIDAGLGDELRNEEA
- the moaB gene encoding molybdenum cofactor biosynthesis protein B, which gives rise to MAGDRPFIPLGIAVLTVSDSRTLENDKSGDTLVARLEEAGHRLAARAIVPDDKAAIADTVREWTLSEGVDVVITTGGTGFTGRDVTPEALEPLFEKRMDGFSALFHRISYDKIGTATIQSRATGGVANATFIFVLPGSPGACKDAWDGILKAQLDYRHLPCNFVEIMPRLDEHLKRGAGGV
- a CDS encoding NfeD family protein, with the translated sequence MAQLITILLLVVGSIILYRRFVRDAEKLSAKSKQREKERETGAIGTLIKDPETGEYRVKREDEA
- a CDS encoding tetratricopeptide repeat protein; amino-acid sequence: MRRKPALRLLCSAALAAALAIGAGASPGFAETKAKPEDKAVTFDPGKVNTFSGAFLAGRNADVDQDYPTAISLYKKALEYDPANSEIRQRLMIAELLSGNFEAGAKIADSMKDDTSVERVTTIVRGLDAIKDKEFTKAEKILKYTGPNDLDRMVNTLLTAWARAGSGKPKEALALVNNMKGPGWISIFQKYNAAAIALVSGNTEAARKSLNEAVTDREGGATASDTYMRAVMALARLEASAGNKQKALDAIAVGDTFAPNYAPLKALREAIEKGEKPEQQITNAVEGAASVMFSIAGALNREGAEEIVTLYLQTSRALDPKSPDTLILLGGLAEAMKQPERAITFYREVPTDSPMHRISELQLGLTLAQTGKVEESRKHLLSLLESDPKDIRSYLAYGSVLSDAKDYRAMAENYDKAIEVIGAVPQKSDWSVFFQRGIAYERLKQWDKAEPNFKRALELNPDQPQVLNYLGYSWVDKGINLDDAMKMIGRAVELRPNDGYIVDSLGWAHFRLGDFDQAVTELERAIELKAGDPTINDHLGDAYWRVGRKIEAVYQWNRALIGDNDDVDKAKVKEKIANGLPPVEKDAENTAKKDVAPQPPAPPAPATPTPDKKS
- a CDS encoding tRNA1(Val) (adenine(37)-N6)-methyltransferase; this encodes MGDDISETIDAFHRGRFHIIQPKGRGHRAGMDAMLLASLVADDRACRIADLGAGAGAAGMAVAARLEKAEVTLYERSPEMAEFARRSLRLPENAAFSARVGVREADVTLRAKTRVEAGLPDGHFHHVIMNPPYNDAGDRRTPDALKAEAHAMTENLFEDWIRTAGAIMVSGGQLSLISRPQSVAEIIAACGSRFGGIEITLIHPRPGEDAVRMLVTAIKGSRARLSFRAPLIMHETGSHAFTPFVDDLNNGRAAYLRNVRAIRTAS